One genomic window of Cyanobacteriota bacterium includes the following:
- the kdsA gene encoding 3-deoxy-8-phosphooctulonate synthase — protein MTFQKQMMNPNSFPILLGPCVAESEQVLFEIARGLEKIISKLEAEKLTDGVVWVFKASYDKANRSSINGFRGPGLEEGLKQLAKVKQDFGFALVSDVHETSHCAPASEVLDILQIPAFLCRQTDLIVAAAQTNKVLNIKKGQFLSPPEIKNIVDKAREAGNTNVFICERGNSFGYNNLVVDMRMFQQAREMGIRTIFDATHSCQLPGAGGDKSLGNSHFAPILARAAVAAGATGIFAETHPRPEDALSDGPNMIKLDELEAALRGILEIRALNKSHLTV, from the coding sequence ATGACCTTCCAAAAACAAATGATGAACCCAAACAGCTTCCCAATCCTTTTGGGGCCTTGTGTTGCTGAGTCTGAGCAAGTGCTTTTTGAGATTGCTAGAGGACTTGAAAAAATCATCTCAAAACTAGAAGCAGAAAAACTTACTGATGGGGTAGTCTGGGTTTTTAAAGCAAGTTACGATAAGGCTAATCGCTCATCTATTAATGGCTTTCGCGGTCCTGGACTTGAAGAAGGGCTTAAGCAACTAGCTAAAGTAAAACAGGATTTTGGTTTTGCACTTGTTAGTGATGTGCATGAAACTAGTCACTGCGCGCCTGCCAGTGAAGTCCTGGATATTTTGCAAATCCCAGCTTTTCTGTGTCGGCAAACCGACTTGATTGTTGCAGCTGCTCAAACAAACAAAGTACTTAATATCAAGAAAGGGCAATTCTTATCGCCGCCTGAAATTAAAAATATTGTTGATAAAGCTCGTGAGGCTGGCAACACTAATGTATTTATTTGTGAGCGAGGTAATTCATTTGGTTACAATAATTTGGTTGTCGACATGCGCATGTTCCAGCAAGCTCGCGAGATGGGCATTAGAACTATTTTTGATGCAACTCATTCTTGCCAGTTACCTGGAGCTGGTGGGGACAAATCACTTGGCAATAGTCACTTTGCGCCGATTCTGGCACGTGCCGCGGTTGCTGCTGGAGCTACTGGTATCTTTGCTGAAACTCACCCGCGTCCAGAAGATGCTCTTTCAGATGGTCCTAATATGATTAAACTTGATGAGCTAGAAGCCGCTCTAAGAGGGATTCTTGAGATTAGGGCTTTGAATAAATCACATTTAACAGTTTGA
- a CDS encoding SDR family NAD(P)-dependent oxidoreductase codes for MSKTILITGGSRGIGKACADLLVDGNKVFAPSSLELDVSNQKSIDDYLREIKSLDALICNAGIYYGSNIEKHSIEEFSRVLDVNLTGSFRMIQSCLPLLHHGSKIILIASVSAYGDAGAPAYSASKAGMIAMMKSLAPELAHDGITINTINPGWVRTDMAHTLLPNKEAEAMALGATLLGRWIEPIEIAQLVEYLLRTDAICGEVINIDAGLNV; via the coding sequence ATGTCCAAAACCATTTTAATTACAGGCGGCTCAAGAGGCATAGGCAAAGCCTGTGCTGATTTACTGGTTGATGGCAACAAGGTATTTGCTCCAAGCTCTTTAGAACTTGACGTTAGTAATCAAAAATCTATTGATGACTATCTTCGTGAAATAAAATCACTTGATGCACTCATCTGCAACGCTGGAATATATTACGGCAGCAATATCGAAAAACATTCTATCGAAGAATTTAGTCGAGTGCTTGATGTCAATCTCACCGGTAGCTTTAGGATGATTCAATCTTGTTTGCCACTTTTACATCACGGCTCAAAAATAATTTTAATTGCTTCAGTTAGTGCTTACGGCGATGCTGGCGCGCCAGCCTACTCCGCTTCCAAAGCTGGCATGATCGCAATGATGAAGTCACTCGCTCCAGAACTTGCGCATGATGGAATTACAATTAATACAATCAATCCTGGTTGGGTGCGTACCGATATGGCTCATACACTGCTTCCAAACAAAGAAGCAGAAGCTATGGCTCTTGGAGCGACTTTGCTTGGGCGTTGGATAGAACCTATAGAAATTGCTCAATTAGTTGAATATCTACTTAGAACAGATGCCATTTGCGGAGAAGTAATTAATATTGACGCCGGGCTTAACGTTTAA